Sequence from the bacterium genome:
CACATCTCCCACATCTAATACAGGTATTCTCTTCTGATACATTAACAGGATATTTCTTCAATAATAAAATTCCTGTGGTCCCTTTTATCACAGCAGAATTAATATCATTCTGTACAATACCCATCATAGGTCCACCCATTTTAAGTTCATATCCATCAGGTATAAAATCAATACCGAAACATATCCTGACAATATCTGAAAAAGATGTTCCCAGAGACACTGAATAATTACCAGGTGATATTGCACTATCTCCTGTTATTGTTATAACCCTTTCAATCAGTGGCATTCCTTCATATATTGCACGATATATAGAATAAAGTGTCCCTACATTAAAAACCACAACACCTACATCAAAAGGAAGTCCGCCTTCTGGTACATACTTGCCTGTAACCCTTTTTATAAGCATCCTTTCTGCACCCTGAGGATATTTTGTTTTTAATGCTTCTATTTTTATATCTGAATATTTCTTTACAGAATCTTCTATTATCCCCAGTGCTTCCTTTTTATTGTCTTCTATAGCAAATATAACTTTTGAAACTCCAAGTATCTTTCTAACTATATTCACACCACTTAAAATTTCATCATATCTTTCAATCATCAATCTGTTGTCGGCATTAAGATATGGCTCGCATTCACATCCATTTATAATAAGTGTATCAACTGGCCTTGGAGGAGATAATTTTACAGAAGATGGAAACATAGCACCTCCAAGCCCCACAATACCCTTTTCTTTTAATATATCTATCAACCTATCTCTTGATAATACCTCCCAATCATATAAAGGTTGTACTGAACTATCCAGCACATCTTTTCCATCATTCTCAATAATCACTGCTGGCTGCAATGTTTGAGAAACAGGATGGATTTTTTCTTCTATTGCTACAACCTTACCACTGATGGATGAATGTACCGTTGCAGAAATAAACCCGGCACTTTCACCTATCTTCTGCCCTTTCCTAACATTCTCCCCCAATCTAACAACTAATTTTGAAGGAATACCAGTATGTTGGGAAAGGAATATAAGAACCTTTTCCGGTGTAGGAAATACCTTAATGGGTATTGCCTCTGTTTCCTTCTTCTTTTCCTGGGGATAAACACCACCATAAAAACCATTGGTTCGTATCTCCCTGTTTTCTTTGATATAACTTTTTGCTTCTTTTACAGGAAAAACATTGTAGTCCCTCGTATCAATATGTTTATCTATCTCTTTTTTATAACCGCTTAATCTTTTATATATCTCTACCCATGCACAGGGAATCTCTTTATTCACCTCGCACTTACCATCCCTATTTGCTCCGCCACAGGGACCATTAAGAAGGGATTTAGCACAATCCACTACAGGACAGATCCCTCCTGTTTTATTAAGATAACACTGACCACAACCTGCACACTTTTCTTCTCCGAGAGCAATTCCATGATAACCAACAAGAGATGTAGCATTACCACTTTGAGGTATAGAGTCAGCGAGAGCAAGCACTTTTTTACTTCCATTAAAAAAATTACTGACAAACTGAATCCCCAGTCCACAGGATATTACAGCAAGTGGTACATTGTTATTAAAACTTTCAAGAAATTTACCTGTGAGATGGTTATTGCATAAGAAATCAATACCCGAACATTCCACAATATCTACATTTAACTCCCTCGCTTTCTCAATAACACATCCACACTCTTCACTCTTTTCATCCTTAAACTCATAAAAACACTTCTTACACCACAGGATATACATACTGTTTATACCAGTAAGTATATTTTTTATTTCTTCTCCTGTCTTTATTCTATATTTGGTATAATCAATTACTTTTTCGCCCATTTTGCAGCCCTTACTACATTTCTTAAAAGGATAGCCGTTGTTACAGGTCCTACTCCGCCAGGAACAGGCGTTATAAGAGACACCCTTTCTTTTGCTGTTTCAAACTCCACATCACCTACAATTTTATCTCCAACTCTGTTTATACCAACATCTACCACTACTGCACCTTCTTTTATCCATCCCCCGGGTATAAGATTTGCTTTCCCCACAGCAACAATAAGTATATCCGCACGACGTACATATTCCTCAAGCATACCTGCTTTACTTGTTCCTATATGACATATTGAAACCGTTGCAAACTTATCAACAAGTAAAAGGGCAACCGGTTTACCTACAATATCACTGTGCCCAACCATCACAACATTCTTACCATAAAGGTCAACACCTGTAGAATCAATAATTTCCTTAACAGCGAGTGCTGTACAGGGTGCAAGGAAAGGTCTACCATAAACAATCCATCCCATATTTGCTGGATTAACTCCCTCAACATCCTTCTCCAGTTTTATAGATGCCTGAACCTTTCTCGTATCCATTCCCTCTGGAAGTGGAAGTTGTAAAATAATACCTGTAATACTGCTATCCCTGTTCAATTTTTCTATCTCCAGAATAACATTTTCTTCACTTATATCTGCAGGAAGATTTTTAAGTTCATAGACAATCCCTGCCTTTTCACAGTTCTTCTTCTGCTGGTTTGTATAAACAGCACTGGCAGGATTTTCTCCCACCTGTACAGCCACAAGTTTAGGTACTATCCCTTCTGTTTTTAATATCTCCATTTCTTTTGCCACTTCTCCCTTTATCTTCTCAGCAAGTATTTTGCCATCAATAAGATTACCCATCTCTTTCCTCCAGTTTCTTCATTACTTCATCACATATTTTCTGTCCTTTTTCAATAATATATATTTCTATTTCTCTGATTTCTTTAAGTATCCTTTCAGTAAAATCTCTGTCTTCCTTGATATATTTCACATTTACAAGCACACTCATCTTTGCACTTGTAAATACTGAGATAGCGAGTGATGCAGCAATACCGGTATCAGAGATAAGCCCTTTATTGCCTTTTTCAACAAGTACTTCTGCAAATTTAATAATCCTGAGTATGTTTTTACATATATCAAGATGTAGTTCTGCTGAATTTTTTAAATATCTCTCTACATTCTTATAATCTTTAAGAGATGAATATTTTCTTATTTCTTCATAAACTTCACTATCCTTTTCAATATAAGAAGAAATTTTCTTGAGAATTATCTCATTTTCATCAAATATCTCTTTTAACTCTTTTTCATAAGCAGCATATTTTTCTTTACCCAGTGTATAATTCAATACCATACCGATAAGAGCAGAGCTCAAAGCAGCAACACAGGCAACCACACTTCCCCCTCCTGGTATGGGTGTTTTTGAACAAACCCTGTGTATATAACTTTCCAAGGATTCCTTCAGATAATTGGTTCTGGTTTCGGCATTCATATAATTACTGGTTTATCAACTTTTTATATCTCTCGTAATTCTCATCCCATACTGCTGTATCTTTTGGCTGGTATACAAATAGAGGGAATGATTTTCTTACAATTTCCCGTAACTGAGAAATATCTGCAATTTCTTTATTCGCTATTGCCTGAACAAGGATATTACCTATTCCTGTTGCTTCTACAGGACCTGCAATAACAATCTTTTTTGTTGAAGAAGCAGCAAATTGAGACAAAAGTTTATTTTGAGAGCCACCGCCAACAATATGAAGTGTCTCTATCCGTGTTCCTATAACGTCCTCTAAATTTTCAACAACACATCTATATTCCATTGCCAAACTCTCTAATATCACCCTTACAATATGTGGAATATCTTCAGGAACCTCCTGCCCTGTTTCTTTACAGTATTTTTGAATTCTTTCAGGCATATTTCCTGGATATAAAAACTCTTTATAATTAACATCTATAAAAGACAGAAATGGTTTAGCAGCAGTAGCCATATCAGTTAATTCCTGATAAGAAAATTCCTTACCCTCTCTCTGCCACTGTCTTCTGCACTCCTGTAGAATCCATAACCCCATTATATTTTTTAGAAATCTTACGGTCTTATCATATCCACCTTCATTTGTAAAGTTATATATTAAACTTTTCTCATTTATAACTGGCTGGTCAATCTCCATCCCGAGTAGAGACCATGTCCCTGAAGAAAGATATGCCCATACATTATCTTTAGCAGGAACCGCCACAACTGCAGAAGCAGTATCATGGCAACAAACAGTATATACAGGAATAGGAGATACTCCCAGTTCTTCTCTTAAATATTCAGAAACATTTCCGAGATATGTTGCTGGTGGAACAACATCAGGTAAAAAATGTGTAGGAATTCCAAGTGCTTCCAGTATATCTGTAGCCCATTCACCCGGGACATTACCTTCGTCCCGTTTCACACTGGAATCATACATATGCGAGGTACTGGTTATGGTATATTCAACAACTTCACTACCTGTAAGGAAAAAATTGAATATATCAGGCATAAAAAGAATCTTTTTAGCATTATTTAGAATAGATGGAAACTCTTTTTTTGTAGCATATATCTGATACAGAGTATCAATCTGTCTGAATTGTAGCCCTATCCTTTTGAAAATTCTTTCTTTAGGGATAATACTGAAAACCTCTTCCATTACACCATCTGTTCTTCTATCTCTGTAGTGAAAAGGATTAGAAAGAAGCAGGTTATTCTCTCCAATAAGCCCATAATCCACACCCCAGGTAGTTATCCCTATACCTTCTATATCTCCTTCACTTTTTGCAATAGATATAATTTTTTTAATTTCAGAAAATATAGCAAGAACATCCCAGTGAATATGCGAATGTAATCTTACGTTATGGGTAGGGAATCTGTGAATTTCTCTCAACGAAATTTTATCACCACTAAACTCTCCTATAAGCCCTCTCCCACTTTCAGCCCCGAGGTCTATTGCTATAAATTTTTTTGTTTTCATTCCATATAATCTACACTTTCAAGTTATTTCTGTCAAGATAATATAAGGAAAGAACCCTTTTATTATCTGCGGGGGTTGGTATTTATTGCTGCTTTAATAAAAGCAGCAAAAAGAGGATGTGGAGCAAATGGTTTTGATTTGAATTCAGGATGAAACTGAGTTGCAACAAAAAATGGATGGTTTGCCAGTTCTATTATCTCTACGAGGTTATCATCATTATAAATCCCTGCAAATATCATCCCTTCTTTTTCAAAAAGTCCCTTGTACTTATTATTAAATTCATATCTATGCCTGTGCCTCTCATAGACAACATCTTTCTTATATGCTCTGTAAGTAATCGTTCCCTTTTTAAGATGGCATGGATAGGCACCGAGACGCATAGTCCCCCCCATCTTTTTAATCTTTGTTTGTTCCGGAAGAAAAGAAATCACAGGATATGGTGTACCTGAATTACACTCTGTACTTGCTGCATTCTGAAGTCCACATACATTTCTTGCAAATTCAACTACTGCACACTGCATACCCAGGCATATACCAAAAAAGGGTATATTATTTTCTCTTACATATCTTATCACTTCTATCATCCCTTCAACCCCTCTAATACCAAACCCACCAGGAACTATAATACCAGCAACATCCCCTACTATCCTATCTACCCCTTCTTTCTCTACAAGTTCTGTATCTATTTTTTTATATATAACTCTAACTTTATTGGCAATACCACCATGTACAAGTGCTTCATATATGGACTTATAAGAGTCCTGCAATTTTACATATTTACCTGCTACTCCAATTACAACCTCTCTTTCTGGATTTCTCTGTATATGAACTATCTTCTTCCATTTACTGAGGTCATTATTTTTCTTTAATTTTAACCCTAAATATCTGAGTACAATTCTATCAAGGTTCTGCCTTGAAAAAATCAGTGGTATCTCATATATAAGGTCTGTATCTAATGCCTCTATAACTGCCTCTTTTTTTACATTACAGAATAATGCTATCTTTTCCTTTATATCATCCCCGAGTGGCTTTTCTGTACGACAGAGTAATATATCTGGCTGTATTCCTATCTCTCTCAATCTTCCAACACTGTGTTGTGTTGGTTTTGTTTTCAGTTCATCCGCTGCTTTAATATATGGAACAAGTGTAAGATGTATATGCAGTGTATCCCCTTCCCTCTGGATATGCATCTGCCTTGCTGCCTCTAAAAAAGGTAAACTTTCAATATCTCCTACAGTCCCACCTATTTCTGTAATTACTATATCCACACCATTGGCAACTGTAAGGATTCTATTTTTTATCTCATCTGTAATATGAGGAACTACCTGAACCGTCTTCCCTAAATATCCACCTTCCCTTTCTCGCGTAAGTACTGCATTATATATCTGTCCACTCGTAACATTATTCTTTTTTGTAATATGTGCATTGGTAAACCTTTCATAGTGTCCGAGGTCAAGGTCTGTTTCTGCTCCATCTTCTGTTACAAAAACCTCACCATGCTGGAAAGGATTCATTGTACCTGGGTCAACATTAAGATATGGGTCAAATTTCAAAAGAGTAATCTTATATCCATGCGATTCAAGGAGTGTACCAATAGAAGCAGAAGCAATACCTTTTCCCAGAGAAGAAACAACACCTCCTGTAATAAATATAAACTTTTTCATCATATCTCCTTTTATCTCACTCCCACTCTATTGTAGCAGGTGGTTTAGAGGTAATATCATAAACCACTCTGTTTACACCCTTGACTTCATTCACTATCCTGCTGGATATTACACCTAAAATATTATGAGGAATCTTTGCCCAGTCGGCTGTCATACCATCTACGCTTTTTACAATCCGTACCGCTATAACATTCTCATATGTCCTTTTATCACCCATAACACCTACACTCTTAACAGGGAGAAGAACTGCAAATGCCTGCCACACATCCAGATATAAACCTGACTTTTTCATCTCTTCCATAACTATACTATCTGCTTCGCGAAGAATTTGAAGCCGTGCCATATCTATACTTCCTATAATTCTTACAGCAAGACCTGGTCCTGGGAAGGGATGTCTGTTAACAATGAAATCAGGTAGTCCTATCTCCTTTGCAATACTTCTCACCTCATCTTTAAAAAGAAATCTGAATGGCTCTACAAGGGAAAGATTAAGTTTCTCAGGAAGTCCACCTACATTATGATGTGTCTTTATCCTCGCGGAAGGACCTCCAAAAGGAGATGTGCTTTCAATAACATCTGGATATAAAGTACCCTGCGCCAGAAACTTTGCACCGAAACTACGTGCCTCTTTCTCAAAAATGTGTATAAATGTATTGCCTATTATCTTCCTCTTTTTCTCGGGGTCAGCCACTCCTTTTAATCTCTTCAAAAATATCTCGCCAGCATCAACATATTTAAAATTTATACTTTTCTTAAAAACACCTTTTATCTTTTCTGCTTCTCCTTTTCTTAACAATCCATTATCTACAAAAACACTGAGTGCCTTCTTACCACAGACATTATTAAGGATAATAGCGAGTGTAGAAGAATCAACACCTCCGCTTAATCCACATATAACCTTTTCACTTCCTACCTTCTCTCTAATTTCTTTCTCTGCTAACTCTAACATAGAACCAGGAGTCCATTCTGGCTTAAAACCACAGATACTATAAAGAAAATTCTTCAGTATGGTGGTGCCTTCCTGTGTATGTACAACCTCTGGATGAAACTGAAATCCATATATCCTGCCATCAACACTTTTTATAGCAGCAATCTCTGTATTATCTGTCCTTCCAACTATTTTAAAACCGTCAGGTATTTTAACCACAGTATCCCAGTGACTCATCCATACAATTGTTTTTTCAGACACACCTTGAAATATCCTGTCAGATGTATCCGGATAAAATAATGTTTCTCCATACTCCCTTTTTTCTCCAGGTACAACCTCACCACCAAAATGTCTTGCAATCATCTGCATACCATAACATATACCTAAGACATAAAAACTATCAAAAATTCTATGGTCAAAGTGTATCTTTTCTAACGCAGGAATATGTCCTGGACCACCTGAAAGGACAACCGCTGAGATATTCTTACTTTTAAGTGTTTCAAAGTCAATTGAGGAAGGGAAAATTTCACAAAAAACATTCAATTCTCTTATTCTACGAGCAATCAATTGAGTGTACTGGGAACCAAAATCAATTACCGCTACCATAATATATCTCACTTATATGTTGAGTAATAGTAAGGAGTGTATGACTCAAACTCCCCTGCACAGGTATCCACAAGTTTATAGTTAGATAGTATTCCGTAACTATCTCTCAATTTCCTAATATCCATTTCATTCTTCCTTCCTGTAAGTTTTGCTATATGTCTGTCAGAAAAACCATATTCCTTTGCCTTTCTCAAAACATCAGCAGGAATTTTTTTACCTTTATATTTCTTTATTTTTTCCTCATAGTCCACAAGTTCTTTAAGGTTATATATAAACCATTTATCAATCTTTGATAATTCCGCAACTTCCTCTATGGACATACCTTCTTTTAGTCCTTTCTTTATGTAAAAAATCCTGAAAGGACTTGCTTTCCTTATCCCTTCAATGGTATCAAGTGGAAGTATTATATCCTCATAACCAGAAAATTTTTCTTCCAAACTCCTCAATGCCTTATTCATCGCCTCCTTAAATGTTCTCCCAATCGCCATTACTTCTCCTACGGATTTCATTGAAACAGTAAGATATGGACTGGCAAGAGGAAACTTTTCAAAATTAAACTTAGGTATCTTAACTACACAATAATCAATTGCTGGTTCAAAACAGGCAGGTGTCTTTTTCGTAATATCATTGGGTATCTCATCCAGCGTATAGCCCACTGCAAGTTTTGCAGCAATTTTCGCAATAGGAAAACCGGTTGCCTTTGAGGCAAGTGCTGAACTCCTTGAGACCCGAGGATTCATCTCTATAATTACCATATCTCCATTGTCCGGATTAACTGCAAACTGAACATTAGAACCACCTGTCTCCACGCCTATCTCATTCATTATTGATATAGCCGCAATCCGCATTCTCTGGTATTCCTTATCCGTGAGTGTCTGGACAGGTGCTACTGTAATACTATCTCCTGTATGAACTCCCATAGGGTCAAAATTCTCTATGGAACATATAATAACAGCATTACCATTTTTGTCCCTCATTACTTCCAGTTCATACTCTTTCCAGCCGAGGACTGACTGCTCAATCAGTATTTCACTTACAGGACTGGTTTTAAGCCCTGTGTCAGCAAGTTCCTTAAACTCCTCTATATTATAAGCAACACTACCACCTGTACCTCCGAGAGTAAAGGAAGGTCTTATAATAACTGGAAATCCAATTCTTTTTGCTATATCTACTGCTTCTTCAAGCGTATACGCCACACCACTATCTGGAACTTTAATCCCCACATTTGTAGCCGCCTGCTTAAAAAGCAACCTATCCTCTGCTTTTCTAATTGCTTCATAATTTGCTCCTATAACTTCCACATTATATTTTTTAAGAATACCCATTTCTTCAAGTGCTACTGTGATATTAAGTGCTGTCTGTCCTCCGAGTGTTGGGAGCAGTGCATCAGGCATTTCTTTTTCTATTATCTTTGCAACCACTTCTGGAATAAGTGGTTCAAGATATGTCCTGTCAGCCATTTCAGGGTCAGTCATTATAGTCGCAGGATTACTATTTACAAGTACTACATAATATCCATCCTCTTTTAACGCCTTACATGCCTGAGAGCCGGAATAGTCAAATTCACATGCCTGCCCTATTACTATAGGACCTGACCCGATAAGCATTATCTTCTTTATATCTGTTCTCTTTGGCACATCAATCTCCTCTTTGTTTCTTTATCGTCTCTTTAAATCTGTCAAAAAGATATACAGCATCCAGTGGACCTGGTGCAAACTCAGGATGAAACTGAACTGCAAATACAGGTAGTTTTCTGTGTGAAATCCCTTCAAGTGTGTGGTCATTAAGATTAATATGTGTTATTTCAAAATCATCCTCTTTCAGTGTATTTATATCCACGCAGAAACCATGGTTTTGAACAGTAATATAAACCTTTCCTGTTCTAACATCCTTCACAGGATGATTAGCACCATGATGTCCAAACTTAAGTTTGTATGTTTTACCACCGAAAACCTGGGCAATAAGTTGTATTCCAAAACATATCCCGAACATTGGATACTTCTCAATAAGATTGGAAAGTGTCTTCACCACATAAGGAACTGCTGCAGGGTCTCCGGGACCATTTGAGACAAGGATTCCATCTGGCTTTTCCCTCTCAATCTCTTCCGAGGGAACACTCGCTGGCATTACAACAACCTTCATATCCCTCTCTGCAAGTAATCTAAGTATATTATTTTTAACACCACAATCAAGGACAATAACTTTATATTTCCCTCTATCACACCAGATATATGGTTTATCTTTAATAACATACTTTATCAGGTCTATACCTACAATATCAGGAGACATCTTTACCTTCTCAACCATCTTTTTTAAACTCTGTTTACCTGTAAAGATACCTCCCTTCATTGCTCCCTGGTCCCTAAGTTTTATAGTTATCTCTCTGGTATCAATACCTTCTATACCAATCACTCCGTGTTCATATAAAAGCATATCAAGCGGTTTTGTTGCCCGCCAGTTACTATAAATCTTACTCCTTTCTCTTACTACAAACCCTTCAAGATGTATTCTGCTGGACTCTACATCTTCATAATTGACACCATAATTTCCTATTAAAGGGTATGTCATCACGACAATCTGTCCTTTATAGGATGGGTCATAAAGTATTTCCTGGTAGCCAGTCATACTTGTATTGAAAATAAGTTCTCCATAACTTTCTCCTGTAGCCCCAAATGTCTCACCTTTATAAACACTTCCATCTTCAAGAACTAAATACCCTTCCATATCTATATTCCTTTACATTCAAACTGTTCCTTACTTTCAAAACCGTTGTTTTTAATAACATAGTCCCCTGTAAAACAAGCGGTACAGAACTCATTTTTAGGAAGACCAACAGCAGAAAGCATCCCTTCAAGTGAAAGATAATAAAGCCCATCCACACCGATATCCTTTGCTATTTCTTCTATTGAATATCTATCTGCTATAAGTTCCTTCATTGAAGGAAAATCAATACCATAGAAACATGGATATCTTATAGGTGGACAACTCACCGCCATAAAAATTCTCTTTGCACCTGCTTCCTTTAAGTTCTTTATTCTTAACCTGCTGGTAGTTCCCCTTACAATAGAATCCTCAACAACAATAATATCCTTCCCCTTTATCACATCTCTGATAGGGTTGAGTTTAATTTTAACACCTGTTTCCCTTGAAACCTGAAACGGCTGTATAAATGTCCTTCCAACATAATGATTTCTGACTATACCCATTTCAAAAGGGATTCCTCTCTTCTGAGAAAAACCGAGAGCAGAGATATTTCCTGAATCAGGTATAGGTACAACAATATCCCCATTATAAGGAAACTCTTCTGCTAACTTCTCTCCGAGCCGTTTTCTCGCATTATACACACTGATTCCAAAGATATTACTGTCAGGTCTTGAAAAATATATAAATTCAAATATACATCTTGAAATTGTCTTTCGGGAAAGATAAATACTTTTTAATCCTTTATTGTTAATAAAAAGTACCTCTCCAGGCAAAAGTTCTCTCATATACCTTGCCCCTGTAAGGTCAAATGCACAACTTTCTGAAGCCACAATATAACCACTGTTAATCTTTCCGAGACAAAGTGGTCTGAAATCCCAGGGGTCTTTCACTGCTACAATA
This genomic interval carries:
- the purF gene encoding amidophosphoribosyltransferase, whose protein sequence is MGFIKENCGIAGVYNCKHTAEIIYLSLFSLQHRGQESCGIVVCNGKDVDVKRGMGTVSDVFKDRAVSSLKGSFGIGHVRYSTTGSSSVKNIQPFFTEYRGRPYAIAHNGNIVNSLLLREKLEKRGNIFQTTLDTEVIMHLITVSKKKTFEEKLIDALSKLKGAFALVILTPDGIVAVKDPWDFRPLCLGKINSGYIVASESCAFDLTGARYMRELLPGEVLFINNKGLKSIYLSRKTISRCIFEFIYFSRPDSNIFGISVYNARKRLGEKLAEEFPYNGDIVVPIPDSGNISALGFSQKRGIPFEMGIVRNHYVGRTFIQPFQVSRETGVKIKLNPIRDVIKGKDIIVVEDSIVRGTTSRLRIKNLKEAGAKRIFMAVSCPPIRYPCFYGIDFPSMKELIADRYSIEEIAKDIGVDGLYYLSLEGMLSAVGLPKNEFCTACFTGDYVIKNNGFESKEQFECKGI